TCGGCTGGGAGCAGGCAGCCGCCAGCCAGCTCTATTCGATTTTCCTCGCCCTCGTGTATTTCATGCCCGTCGTCGGCGGCGCGCTCGCCGACAAGATCGGGTACGGCAAGTGCGTGGTCACCGGCATCTGCGTGATGTTCATCGGCTACCTCGCCCTCTCCATCCCGACGGCCGCCAACGGCCTGGGCGTGGCGCTGATGATCGGCGCCCTGTTCCTGATCAGCGTGGGCACCGGCCTGTTCAAGGGCAACCTGCAGGTCATGGTGGGCAACCTCTACGACGATCCGAAGTATTCCGCCAAGCGCGATTCGGCGTTCAGCCTCTTCTACATGGCGATCAACATCGGCGCGATGTTCGCCCCGTCCGCCGCGACGGCCATCACCAACCGCTTCCTCGCCAAGGCCGGCCTCGTCTACAAGGCCGACATCCCCGCGCTTGCGCACCAGCTCCTGGACGGCACCATCACGGCCGACAACGCCGCCCGTCTCGACGAGCTGCAGTCCGTGATGCCCGACACCGCCGTGGCGGCCATGGATCCTTCGGTCTTCAGCTCCTACTACATCGAGCACCTGTCCTCGGCCTACAACATGGGCTTCGCCGTGGCCTGCGTGTCGCTGATCATCTCCATCGCCATCTACTTCTTCTGCCGCAACTGGTTCAAGCACGCCGACGTCAACGCCAAGCAGGCTGCCGCCCAGGGCAACGCCAACGTCATCCTGACCCCGAAGCAGACCCGCGAGCGCGTCGTCGCGCTGATCATGGTCTTCGCCGTGGTGATCTTCTTCTGGATGGCCTTCCACCAGAACGGTCAGTCGCTGACCTGGTTCGCCCGCGACTACACGCAGAGCACCGTGGCCGGCTGGCCGAAGCTCGGCTTCAACATCTGGATCCTCGCGCTGATCGCCGCCTCCATCTACACGCTGTTCGGCGCCTTCCAGTCCGAGAAGGCGCGGGGCAAGGTCACCTGCGGCATCGTCACGCTCCTGCTCTGGGCCGGCGCGATCTGGCTCTACAAGGGCATGCCTTCCGTGCTGGACATCCAGCCGCAGCTCTTCCAGCAGTTCAACCCGTTCTACGTGGTCTTCCTGACCCCGATCTCGATGGCCATCTTCAACGCCCTCGCCAAGAAGGGCAAGGAGCCCAGCGCCCCGGTCAAGATCGGCCTCGGCATGTTCGTGGCCGCCCTCGGCTACCTCATCATGATCATGGGCTCCGTCGGACAGCCGTCTCCTGCCGCGCTGCAGGGCACCGTGGCCCCGGATCCCGTCGTCCCGATGTACCTGATCAGCACTTATCTCGTGCTGACCTTCGCCGAGCTGCTCCTCAGCCCGATGGGCATCTCCTTCGTATCCAAGGTCGCCCCGCCGAAGTACAAGGGCCTGATGATGGGCCTGTGGTTCGCTTCCACGGCCGTGGGCAACTATCTCAGCTCCATCCCGGGCCTGCTGTGGATGAACGTCCCGCTCTGGGCCAACTGGGCCATCCTGATGGCGCTCTGCGTCGTCGCGGGCGGCATCATGTTCGCCATGCTCAGGCGCATCAACGCGGCCACGGCCGAATAGTTTATGTATAAGGTCGGGAGCTGGTTGCTGTTGGGGTTGCTTCGCCTGCTGGGCCTGCTGCCCTTGCGCGTGCACTACGCGCTGGGGCGTTTCGTGACCTGGCTGCTGCAATACGTGGTGGGCTACCGCCGCGACGAAGTGATGCACAACCTGACAAAAGCCTTCCCCGACGAGAAAGTCTGGGACCTGCGGGTGGTCCGCAAGGAGTTCTACCGGCATCTCGGCGAGGTCATCGCCGAGACCGTCTGGTTCGGCGCCTGCCGCGGGCCGAAGCGCCTGCACCGCCAGCGCCTGGTCGAGATCGACAATCCCGAGCTGGTCGCCACCTACAGGGAGGCGTCGCCCGGGATGGTCATCCTGGCCGGACACACCGGCAACTGGGAGATCATCGGCGGCATCGCCGCCTACAACTATTCCGACATCCCGAGTCCCCTCTCCGAGGAGAATTACTGCGTGGTGTACCGCGCGCTTTCCAGCCGCGTCTGGGGCGAGATCATGCGGGACAACCGCACCGCGCCCCTCCACGACCGCAAGGCCTACGAAGGCTACCTGGAGAGCAAGGAGCTCATCCGCTACGCCTTCAAGCACGCCGGAGAGAAGAAGGCCTACGGCATCCTCATCGACCAGCGCCCCTATTTCCACTCGCCCGCCGACATCGAGGTCGACTTCATGGGGCAGCGGGTGAAGACGATGACGGGCGGCGCCGCGCTTGCGCGCAAGTTCAACATGGCGGTCCTCTACCAGACCGCGCGGCGCGACCGGCGCGGCCATTATACGCTGCATTATACGCCCATCTGCGGGGACGCCTCGAAGATGAGCGTCGAAGAAATCATGAAAAAGTATTATGCGCTTCTGGAAAGCGATATCCGCGAACAACCCGCGAACTATCTCTGGTCCCACAAGCGATTTGTTTGATTTAACTCTATATTAAAAAGTTTACTATGACTATCAAAGATCTTCAACCAGCTGTTGTCTGGAACAATTTCTACGGACTGACCCGCTGTCCCCGTCCTTCCAAGCACGAGGAGATTGTTCGCAAGTATTTGCTCGACTGGGCCAAGGAGCACAAGGTCGAAGCATTTGCCGACGAGACCGGCAACGTGATCATGCGTGTTCCCGCCACCCCCGGGTACGAGGACCGCAAGGGAGTCATCCTTCAGGGCCATATGGACATGGTCCCGCAGAAGACCGCCGACACCGTGCACGATTTCCTCAAGGACCCCATCGAGACCGTCATCGACGGCGAGTGGGTGACGGCCAAGGGCACTACGCTCGGTGCCGACAACGGCCTGGGCGTCGCGCTGGCGATGGCCGTGGCCGAGGACAAGAGCGTCAAGCACGGCCCGGTCGAGGTGCTCGTCACTTATGACGAGGAGACCGGCATGAGCGGCGCGGACGCCCTCAAGCCCGGCATCCTGCACGGCGACATTCTCCTCAACCTCGACTCCGAGGACGAAAAGGAGCTCTGCATCGGTTGCGCTGGCGGCCTGGACGCCGTCGCCGATTTCAAGTACAAGTCTCTTGTCACTCCGCGTGGCTATATCGGCTACAAGATCGTGATCCGCGGTCTGGCCGGCGGCCACTCCGGCATGGACATTTCGCTCTATCGCGCCAACGCCAACAAGGTGATGGTCCGCGCGCTGATTCCGCTGGTCGAAAAGTATGGCGCCAAGGTGGCCGACTTCACCGGCGGCAGCCTGCGCAACGCCATCCCGTTCGAGTCTGAGGCGGTCGTGGCCATCCCGGCCGACAAGGCCACGGCGGCCCTGCGCCACATCAACGGCATCTTCCGGGAGCTCAAGCTCCGCTATCAGGAGAGCGATCCTGCGATGAGCTGCACCGTCGCCAAGTGCAACAAGCCGGCGCGCTATATCGAGGACGCCGTGATGCTGAATGCCTGCAAGGCGATCCTGGCCTGCCCGTCCAACGTGATCCGCATGAGCCAGTCGATGCCCGGCCTGACGGAGACGTCCATCAACCTCGCGGTCGTGCGCTGCAACCGCGGTCATCTCACGGTGGCCTCGCTGCTGCGCAGTGCGCTCAACGAGTCCAAGAACGAGCTGGCGCAGCGCGTACGCTACATCTTCGAGTTCGCCGGCGCCAAGGTGAAGTTCTTCGGCGGCTATCCGGGCTGGACGCCCAAGCCGGACACGCCGGTCAACAAGCTGATCAACGACCTGCACATCAAGCTGTTCGGCGATCCGATGAATGTGATGGCGACGCACGGCGGCCTTGAGTGCGCCCTGCTCGGCGCCAAGTATCCCAACTGGGAGATGGTGTCGATCGGACCGACCATCCTCTATCCCCACTCTCCGGACGAGCGCTGCCACATTCCCGCTGTCCAGCGTGCCTGGAACCTGCTGAAGGCGATTCTCGAGAACATTCCTAAGAAGTAAGGGATTTGCCCAAGCTGTATATCATATCCGGCTGCAACGGATCCGGCAAGACCACGGCGTCTTATACGCTCTTGCCGGATCTGTTGAATTGCCGTGAGTTTGTCAATTCGGACGAGTTCGCGAAGAGTTTTTCGCCTTTCGATCCGGGTGCGGCGTCTGTGACTGCCAGCCGGTATATGTTGATGAAGATCAATTATCTGCTGGAGCGGAACATGGATTTTGCCGTGGAGACGACGCTTGCGACGCGTACGCTGCTGCATATCGTGAAGGACGCGAAGGCGCGGGGCTACGAGTCGATGTTGATGTATTTCTGGCTGAATTCGCCGGATCTTGCGATCCAGCGGGTCCGCAACCGGGTGGCCGCCGGCGGGCACAATATTCCGGATGCCGTGGTGCGGCGCCGGTATGTGATGGGCCTGCAGTATTTTTTTGACGCGTATATCCCGGTGGTGGACCGCTGGGTGCTGGCGGACAATTCTCGTCCGCCGTTTTCTGTCGTTGCCGAGGGGACGCGTGGGGTGATGTATATCAAGGACAACGAGAAGTATCAGGCTATCTGGAGTATAGCGCATCCGAATGAAGAGTTTTGAGCGTTTCGGGGTGACCGAGGAGCAGTTGCGCGCGCTCGTGGCCGAGGGGCTGCGGGACGGTGGCGACTGGTGTGATCTGTATTTTGAAGACACGTCTTATCATGATCTGTTGCTCCGTGACGGGGTGGTCGGATCGGGGGGCTATCACGTGGATTATGGCTGTGGGATCCGGGTTCTCAAGGGTGAGAAGACGGGCTATGCCTACGCCGAGACGACGGATTTCGCTTCGCTGAAGTCTGCCGCCCGCGCCGCCGCATCCATTGCTGTCAATGCAGGGTGCGGCACTTCTGGTCCGCAAAACTTCGCTTCGCTCCACGGCAGCCAGCTTCTGAAAACGTCCGGCGATGCCGGACCCCTCCCACTTCCTTCGGAGGCGGGCCCCTCCCTCTTACGGAGCCGAGGGTGGCTACGGTTTTCAGAAGCTGCTGCCGATTCCGCTTCGCAAGCAGGCAATCTTTATCCGGAACTGGAGCCGTGGGAGGAGGCGGAGATCGGCGGATTCGTGCCGTTCCTGCAAAGGATCGAGGCGGGAATCCGGGCGCGGGACAGCCGCGTGCTGAAGGTGGTGGCTGTGCTGTCGTATTCGGTCAGCGACGTGTTGATGTACAATTCGCTGGGCGAGGCGACGCAGGACCACCGGCCGCTGGGCAGCATTTCGGTGCAGGTGATTTTCCGGCAGGGGACGCGGACGGAGAACAATACCGTATCGCGGAGTCTGCGGATGGGCGCGGAGATGATCGGCGAGGAGGTCCTGGTGGACCTCGTGAGCCGGGCGGTCGAGGGGATGGACGCGCGTTTCGAGGCGAAGCGCCCGAAGGGCGGGCGGATGCCTGTGGTGATGGGCGCGGGAGCCTCCGGGATCCTGCTGCACGAGGCGATGGGCCATGCTTTCGAGGCGGATTTCAACCGCAAGGGGCAGTCGGTCTTCAGCGACAGGATGGGGCAGCGGATCTGCCGTCCGGGAATCAACATCCTGGACGATGCGACGGTGCCTGCGAGCCGCGGTGCCTGCAATTATGACGACGAGGGCGTGCCGGGCCAGAAGACCTACATGGTCACGGACGGTGTGCTGACTTCTTATCTGCACGACCGGATCAGTGCTTCGTATTACGGGGTGGCGCCGACGGGCAACGGCCGGCGGGAGTCGTTCCGCTATAATCCGATTCCGCGGATGCGGACGACCTATATGGAGAGCGGCAACGACGGGACGCTGGAGGATCTGATCGCTTCCGTCAAGAAGGGTATCTTCGTGGACCAGTTCGCCAACGGGCAGGTGAAGATCGGCGAGGGGGATTTCACGTTCTTTGTCAAGAGCGGCTTCCTCATCGAGAACGGCCGGCTGACGATGCCGGTCAAGGATATCAACGTGATCGGCAACGGGCCGCAGGCGCTTGCCGATATCGAGGGGGTCGCCGGCGACCTGAAGATCGACGAGGGGACCTGGACCTGCGGCAAGGAGCAGAGTGTGGCCGTGTCGTGCGGCATTCCTTCTGTTCTGATCGGACATTTAACGGTGGGAGGTGATTGAGATGATTACGGATCAGGAACTGGATTTTGTCCGCGAGGCGCTGCGGATGGCGCAGGACGCCGGGGCGCAGCACGCGCGGGCGACGCTTTCGAAGAGCGAGGAGGACCTGGTGGCCACGCTGGACGGCGAGGTGGACCGGGTGACGCATTGTGCGGACCGGTCGCTGTCGCTGGCGTTGTTCGTGGACGGGCGTT
The sequence above is a segment of the Bacteroidales bacterium WCE2004 genome. Coding sequences within it:
- a CDS encoding proton-dependent oligopeptide transporter, POT family — its product is MFKGHPKGLYALALANTGERFGYYTMLAIFMLFLQAKFGWEQAAASQLYSIFLALVYFMPVVGGALADKIGYGKCVVTGICVMFIGYLALSIPTAANGLGVALMIGALFLISVGTGLFKGNLQVMVGNLYDDPKYSAKRDSAFSLFYMAINIGAMFAPSAATAITNRFLAKAGLVYKADIPALAHQLLDGTITADNAARLDELQSVMPDTAVAAMDPSVFSSYYIEHLSSAYNMGFAVACVSLIISIAIYFFCRNWFKHADVNAKQAAAQGNANVILTPKQTRERVVALIMVFAVVIFFWMAFHQNGQSLTWFARDYTQSTVAGWPKLGFNIWILALIAASIYTLFGAFQSEKARGKVTCGIVTLLLWAGAIWLYKGMPSVLDIQPQLFQQFNPFYVVFLTPISMAIFNALAKKGKEPSAPVKIGLGMFVAALGYLIMIMGSVGQPSPAALQGTVAPDPVVPMYLISTYLVLTFAELLLSPMGISFVSKVAPPKYKGLMMGLWFASTAVGNYLSSIPGLLWMNVPLWANWAILMALCVVAGGIMFAMLRRINAATAE
- a CDS encoding Lauroyl/myristoyl acyltransferase, translating into MYKVGSWLLLGLLRLLGLLPLRVHYALGRFVTWLLQYVVGYRRDEVMHNLTKAFPDEKVWDLRVVRKEFYRHLGEVIAETVWFGACRGPKRLHRQRLVEIDNPELVATYREASPGMVILAGHTGNWEIIGGIAAYNYSDIPSPLSEENYCVVYRALSSRVWGEIMRDNRTAPLHDRKAYEGYLESKELIRYAFKHAGEKKAYGILIDQRPYFHSPADIEVDFMGQRVKTMTGGAALARKFNMAVLYQTARRDRRGHYTLHYTPICGDASKMSVEEIMKKYYALLESDIREQPANYLWSHKRFV
- a CDS encoding dipeptidase D; this translates as MTIKDLQPAVVWNNFYGLTRCPRPSKHEEIVRKYLLDWAKEHKVEAFADETGNVIMRVPATPGYEDRKGVILQGHMDMVPQKTADTVHDFLKDPIETVIDGEWVTAKGTTLGADNGLGVALAMAVAEDKSVKHGPVEVLVTYDEETGMSGADALKPGILHGDILLNLDSEDEKELCIGCAGGLDAVADFKYKSLVTPRGYIGYKIVIRGLAGGHSGMDISLYRANANKVMVRALIPLVEKYGAKVADFTGGSLRNAIPFESEAVVAIPADKATAALRHINGIFRELKLRYQESDPAMSCTVAKCNKPARYIEDAVMLNACKAILACPSNVIRMSQSMPGLTETSINLAVVRCNRGHLTVASLLRSALNESKNELAQRVRYIFEFAGAKVKFFGGYPGWTPKPDTPVNKLINDLHIKLFGDPMNVMATHGGLECALLGAKYPNWEMVSIGPTILYPHSPDERCHIPAVQRAWNLLKAILENIPKK
- a CDS encoding Predicted ABC-type ATPase (manually curated): MPKLYIISGCNGSGKTTASYTLLPDLLNCREFVNSDEFAKSFSPFDPGAASVTASRYMLMKINYLLERNMDFAVETTLATRTLLHIVKDAKARGYESMLMYFWLNSPDLAIQRVRNRVAAGGHNIPDAVVRRRYVMGLQYFFDAYIPVVDRWVLADNSRPPFSVVAEGTRGVMYIKDNEKYQAIWSIAHPNEEF
- a CDS encoding TldD protein, with the translated sequence MKSFERFGVTEEQLRALVAEGLRDGGDWCDLYFEDTSYHDLLLRDGVVGSGGYHVDYGCGIRVLKGEKTGYAYAETTDFASLKSAARAAASIAVNAGCGTSGPQNFASLHGSQLLKTSGDAGPLPLPSEAGPSLLRSRGWLRFSEAAADSASQAGNLYPELEPWEEAEIGGFVPFLQRIEAGIRARDSRVLKVVAVLSYSVSDVLMYNSLGEATQDHRPLGSISVQVIFRQGTRTENNTVSRSLRMGAEMIGEEVLVDLVSRAVEGMDARFEAKRPKGGRMPVVMGAGASGILLHEAMGHAFEADFNRKGQSVFSDRMGQRICRPGINILDDATVPASRGACNYDDEGVPGQKTYMVTDGVLTSYLHDRISASYYGVAPTGNGRRESFRYNPIPRMRTTYMESGNDGTLEDLIASVKKGIFVDQFANGQVKIGEGDFTFFVKSGFLIENGRLTMPVKDINVIGNGPQALADIEGVAGDLKIDEGTWTCGKEQSVAVSCGIPSVLIGHLTVGGD